A genomic stretch from Lathyrus oleraceus cultivar Zhongwan6 chromosome 2, CAAS_Psat_ZW6_1.0, whole genome shotgun sequence includes:
- the LOC127119079 gene encoding nucleoside diphosphate kinase 1-like — protein sequence MAEQTFIMIKPDGIQRGLVGEIISRFEKKGFYLKGLKFVNVERAFGEKHYADLSAKPFFSGLVDYTISGPVVAMIWEGKNVVTTGRKIIGATNPAQSEPGTIRGDFAIDIGRNIIHGSDVVESANKEIALWFPEGAANWQSSLHSWIYE from the coding sequence ATGGCCGAGCAAACTTTCATCATGATCAAGCCCGATGGCATTCAAAGAGGCCTCGTTGGGGAGATTATTAGCAGGTTTGAGAAGAAGGGTTTCTACTTGAAAGGTTTGAAATTTGTGAATGTGGAGCGTGCTTTTGGTGAGAAGCACTATGCAGATTTGTCTGCAAAGCCTTTCTTTAGCGGATTGGTGGATTACACTATCTCTGGCCCTGTTGTTGCCATGATCTGGGAGGGTAAGAATGTTGTGACAACCGGAAGAAAGATAATCGGTGCCACAAATCCTGCTCAATCTGAGCCTGGAACTATCCGTGGTGACTTTGCCATTGACATTGGCAGAAATATTATTCATGGAAGTGATGTTGTTGAAAGTGCTAACAAGGAAATTGCTCTGTGGTTCCCTGAGGGTGCTGCTAACTGGCAAAGCAGCCTTCACTCTTGGATCTATGAGTAA